The region GCACCAGTGACGCGACCATCGCTTTCGCCGCGGTGCAGGCGGCCTGGGCACGATTGTCGAGCGCGGTTTGCAGCGAGGTGTTGCTCTGCCAGTTCAGCGCGGCGCGCGCGCCTTCTTCAGCTGCAAGCGTCAGATTCTGCTGCGCCACCATGACCAGACTGAAGGTGATGATTGCGTACAGAATCGTGAAGAACAGCGGGAACACCAGCACGAATTCAACGGCCGTGGCGCCACGCTGCGTGCGCAATCGGCGCGCATAGGCGCGCTTGAGCGGCGAGCGTGCGGGTTTCGTCGTTAGCGGCTTCATCGCAGCCCT is a window of Paraburkholderia sp. IMGN_8 DNA encoding:
- a CDS encoding TadE/TadG family type IV pilus assembly protein; this translates as MKPLTTKPARSPLKRAYARRLRTQRGATAVEFVLVFPLFFTILYAIITFSLVMVAQQNLTLAAEEGARAALNWQSNTSLQTALDNRAQAACTAAKAMVASLVQTTQCASSSTNCGPGNAMKCVNVALTYDYKTNPLVPTLPLMSYTIPDTLSSSATVQLNPENIQ